The Enterobacter asburiae genome window below encodes:
- a CDS encoding zinc ribbon domain-containing protein YjdM, protein MSLPHCPKCNSEYTYEDNGMFICPECAHEWNDAEPSHDADALVVKDANGNLLADGDSVTVIKDLKVKGSSSMLKIGTKVKNIRLVEGDHNIDCKIDGFGPMKLKSEFVKKN, encoded by the coding sequence ATGTCACTCCCACACTGCCCAAAATGCAATTCTGAATACACCTATGAAGATAATGGCATGTTCATCTGCCCGGAATGCGCTCACGAATGGAATGATGCCGAACCATCACACGATGCTGATGCACTTGTCGTCAAAGATGCGAACGGCAATCTGCTGGCGGACGGCGACAGCGTAACCGTGATTAAAGACCTGAAAGTGAAAGGCAGTTCTTCCATGCTGAAGATTGGCACCAAAGTGAAGAATATCCGTCTGGTTGAAGGCGATCATAATATCGACTGCAAAATTGACGGCTTCGGTCCGATGAAGCTGAAATCAGAGTTCGTGAAAAAGAACTGA